Part of the Temnothorax longispinosus isolate EJ_2023e chromosome 5, Tlon_JGU_v1, whole genome shotgun sequence genome is shown below.
TTCGGTAAAAAACAACCATGTCTAAAATtgagaacaaaaatatatatttagaacttattttaattaattattttaatttttaggtaTCTGAAATCGACAATCGGCAACATATCACTGATAGATAGGTTTCGTAAAAAGAATGAGGAAGCTGAAATTTCACCGGAGGAACAAATATTCAGTTTTTGGATGGACTACTTTGTCGAAGCTACAAAGCCGGAGGTTGGCGATAGTATACGGTTTCCAGTAAGTTGATAAATGGAATCGTTCTACTGAGGATCCAGTTTCCAATTTGGGAGATTGTGGCTTATAGTTATGTGTTACCAATCCAGCTTACTTCTGTACATTTTGGGTCAaagtaagaataatataaaactgctCTTAGTGCAGATTTATGGATTCACTCTTAAGAACTTCCCACTTTAATAATCTTTCCATTAAAAACgcttaatacatttataatatttttattagattttagtGTTGGAACCAACAAAGATTTTAATGCCGAGTTATGTGAACGTGAATCTTGGCGCGGAAGAGAAGTCTATACAAATATGGAATTTGTGTTTGGATAATATGAGAAACAATTGTAAACAAGTTCACGATTGGTTGTTTACCGCGAACATGATACGTAGCGTAAGCCTATACAAAAGGGATGAAAGATGCCTGTTTCTGTATGTTCATCAAAACTCGGATGATTTTCAAATGTACCTGCCATCAGTACAATGTAGGCAAAGATTTTACGACTTGATCTTGGAGATGACTAGGGATCAAGAAGGCATGGTTACAGATTTGGATGCTTACATGACTGATGAGCGCATGAAGGTCTCTATCCATTTTTAATatcactttattatattagtagCGTGTATACATGCATTTTGTACATAacctttaattattttattaattttgtaatttatgtatttttatagttcGAATATGAATTGGATGATCAAAATAAGCGCATAATTCTCGGCAAAGGAACATACGGCGTTGTGTATGCAGCGCGTGATTTAAATACGCAAGTCAGGATTGCGGTGAAAGAAATTCGTGAACGAAACTTGGGCGATGTACAGCCTCTTCACGAAGAGATCAAATTACATAGCCAATTGAGACACAGGAATATCGTTCAATATTTGGGCTCAGTAAGCGAGGATggatatttcaaaatctttATGGAGCAAGTTCCTGGAGGtaggaaagaaataaatattttaacataaaaaaatgacatttctaaatattcataatttctcATAATTTCAGGAAGTTTATCAGCCTTGCTAAGATCGAAATGGGGTCctttaaaagaaaacgaaTCGACCATCTCATATTATACTAAACAGATGTTGGAAGGCCTTAAATATCTCCATGATCAAAAAATAGTTCATAGAGATATAAAAGGTACATAATTTGTAAGATGCATGAATTTCACGCTTATTTGTTAAAGcaaataatatctttacttCTATTATTACAGGTGACAACGTATTGGTAAATACATACAGTGGAGTTGTAAAGATATCTGATTTCGGTATGTCCAAACGTTTGGCTGGATTATGTCCGAGTACAGAAACATTTACTGGAACATTACAATACATGGCACCTGAAGTTATTGATAAAGGTCAACGTGGTTATGGTGCGCCTGTGAGTTTAAACGTTTTGTTTTGAGAGTATTCACACATAGGATAAAgacatattttcttgtatcATCGCAATgacaattattcaaatttttctttaggCGGATATTTGGTCTTTAGGTTGCACGATAGTTGAGATGGCCACTGGAAAGCCTCCATTCATTGAACTAGGTTCTCCACAAGCAGCTGTTTTCAAagtaaatctaaaatattaaatacataacatTTTAGAAACATTGAATTGCTAAACTTATCAAATGTCTGATGTATGTATGCTTTTTTAGGTGggatattacaaaatacatcCTGAGATACCGTCAGAGTTATCTGAGAGagcaaaaagttttatattgcGTTGTTTTGAGCCAAATCCTGATGTAAGAGCAACCGCGGCAGAGCTATTAGAGGATCCATTTCTTAatgagtaaataaaattaaagcatAGTACTATTgagttttataagtttttacagttgtatagtaaaatatttatttataatagaaaaaagaagagcagCAGATTAGTCGCACCGCCAGATTTCAGTAGAAGTATATCGGTCCCTGCAGATAGATTGGAACGTTTGGGAAAATGCGATAAAACGAATAACAATCACATTGTCGCTGCCACACCTATGCTGATGTCTCAATCGGATGATAggtattacaaaatttccacttttattataatgttccGTTTTGTGTGAGCATTTTTGTAGTCTGTGGCGTCCTCGCCTCTGTTTTAGTATATTGTACTTtcatttgatttatttcatttgtaTCACGCAGTTTTGGTGCCAATctcattttttatgttgctTGGTAATTGTCAGCATCGAGATATTAGGAAATGCGGAATTCTATTACTTTCGtatgataatattatcaaggaataacgtatttttaatttgtgtatTGTCAcgcgttatatgtatattgtagtgtgaattatgtttatttctactttaattaattttaagttttaaatagcCATTATTATAtcctttaaatttattaaaatattttaataacatatttttgttaaaaattgtttgtcCAAATTGCAACATTGCACAAAGAATATAATGCAAGAGCATAGTATTTTATGTGAATGCACGTTGcgaattgtaattataaaatgttaaatttagtGCAGGGTTAACGAAGTCAAGCCCATTGAGAGAACGCAGTCCAGCTCACCTATTGTCCCCCATCAGCATGCCTACTGCAATCCTCTCTTTTAACAGGTATGGTTCTAACtttgtaaattgtttatatgCAGGCAAAGTATAACTAAAGGTACGATTTGTTTTGTTGGTTTCGTATTATTTGTGAccataaattagattttttatataatcatttattaatattaaatggtTAAAATGCTTAATTATTGTCTTAAAAATGCTTATGTAAACggtttgtgtaaaaaaatatccgtAATTATGCTATCACCTGCACTTTTTGCTATTGAATGTTTATGCTGTTTAGTATCTCGATGTATAACCCAGTAGCTTTGTATATGTAGAAGTCATATCATTCCAGATTTTATGTTCCTTTATGTTTTGtacaagtaataatattaataaaattattatatataacgttattattaagtattttaaagtactatttgaaatgaaataatataattatattttattatataacgttttttGTTTTGGGTTCTATATTTATTCTCTTAAGcattgacataaaaatatactaacaTATAATCGCTTTACTAAATGAtgattattacatacataacAAGTGCAGTTATCTGAATACAATAcattagaatataatttaaataaagtagcCTTTTAACATTTGACTTATCCCATATAATAGCTCATagctttttacataattatcttaaaataataattcatatccTAAAAATAGGTGGactatttaaattgtttcgaaatattatgttaaataacaGATCTTCGCGTATTATGTtcctttatattatataatacaagaataattaaatctttaattgtataaattattaaataagaaaataatgtcttagtattaaaatacttaagaTACAAAATTATCAGTTTTAGAATTGTATGCAGGATGTTCTAATGCAATTTTCTGATACAcagtgttaataaaattttatcacttCGATAGGTAGTACAAAAGTATAACGTAAAAGAAAcatacgattaatatattactgtttatatttttctagtgCGATAGGGAATACTCCATCGATAGAAACTAGCGAAACTGATACAGCTGGTGTCTCAATGACCAGAAGAAGTTCGTCTGGTGGCTTGTTATCGCCAGAAGTTGAATTAGGgggtaaatatatttcttgacattttataaaattagtatCGGAGAttatttatgagaaaatatcagaaagaatttatcaatattataatataaataaataatatcgcgaTCGTGGGCAGATAGATAAATTGCGAATTTATCCATCTGTCcaagatttattataatatgatattattgatttatatttataagaaattggGATTAAAACAGGACAACCAGGACAAAAATCTGGAGAGGAGCAAGAAggcttttatcttttaaagaaAGATAGCCAAAGACGTATGACATTAACGAGGGTTCTCAACCAAGATGAGGCGAAAATTTGCGAGGTTTGGATGAGAGGTATACATCAGGCGGAGGGACAAACGGTGTTGCAAATGGTATTTACACGCTGAAGCAATAATATTGCGTTGCAAATAATCATCGGCAtgtacttaattatttattacaattttagagTCATTTAGTGTTACTTATGCGTGGCTTAAGGGATTATATCGCAGAGCAAAATCAGGAAGTAATAGTAACTGCTATTCGAACATTGAAAGAGGAATTGGATTTCGATTCGACCGCTATCAATCACCTACATTTggctatttatttatttcaaacggCAGTAAATGAGGTCCTCAGAATGCACAGTATAAAGCCACATTGGATGTTTGCCTTGGACAATTTAGTAAGAAATGCTGTTCAGGCCGCTATCACCGTCTTATCTCCCGGTAAGTGCtatttcttttcaataaaataaaagtagcagCGGTATAACAAATTTTCACATATTCGAGAAAACATTAATGAGAACATACACTTCTGTAAGTAAAAAAGTGTTCCGCTCAGCTAGCTAGAATCTCACATTTTGGTACATGAACCAGATGTCAAGATGTGTAACGCATGTATCTCAAGTATAATACACGTAAAAGAGATTGAGTATGTTATCATGTCAACTCTAAAAATATCTCGAGGGAAAGTCACCAATAATATAGGATCTCTTATGAACGTTGCGTTCAGTAAGAGGATTACCGCATCCTACTTGAGTTCACACACATCTGATTTAGatagattttattgaaaatcgaGAGATTAGATATTTCCAgatgtaattaaaaagtattatataacattagcATTATATGGAATGTGTTTTGTGTTATAAATTGTGTTTTGTGTATCTAGAATTGGGCGCTAACTTACTTGGACAAGAACGACAACCTGGTGGTCAAGGTCCCGAGGAAGGATCAACGTCTGGGGTATCAACGGTAAACTCTGTAAAATCCCAAAAAACCGGTGACTCCATTGACAATAAGTATTGGAAGGAATATAGAGATCAAATGGGAGCATTAAAGATGGAAAATATGAGGCTACTTCAGGAATTGATAGAAAGTCAGAAATCGTATCAGACATTATTGCAACAAGCTCTCGAAGAGCAGAGAGCTCAAGTTAACACGTTGACACATCTGTGTGAAAGTATTAATAGGAGATCAATAAGACAGGAATCAGGGTAcggaaaacattttattcattgttGTGTATTACAACGCATGAAAAATCTGATTAACGTTATATGaacgaatattttaaatatccaCAGCTACAATTCTTgcatttttggaaatatatcAGCGTCTTCAATGACTACCGATACGCACAATTCTGCTTCACATCCGGATACGGCCCTTATCGATTGGTTACAGAATCTTCAAATAGATGAGACATCAATCGAGAGGGTAAGTATTCCGCTGATGTTTGAAATAAgcaagaagaataaaaataaaagttattacatgttatttattttacattttgtattatttattttacatatgatttttaatacttttagtTTCTATATGAGGAATATACACTGGAAGATATTCTGCGTTATGTTACACGGGACGATCTTCGCAGACTAAACTTaaggtaaaaaataatgtctctattatttaataattgcgCAGCACGTATAGagataaatatcttatataaaattctaggGGAGGAATTGAACTCAGGATATGGCAAGCTATATTGAGACATCGAGAGAATAatggaaattaaattgtaaagactacaattacatattttcccATCATTTTTAGTGATAAAGTGTCACTAGTAGCTAGACTTTAAAACAGGGTAAAATATCTGTTTTGATTAGGCtgcaataagataaaaatctgATGATTTAAATCTCAGTCATATATACTATGTTAGATATAAATCAAATTCCCATAAAGAGAGAGTTTTCTCCGTGACACAATGTTATAATGATATTACTGGTTTATTTCGTAGTTCCTAATGATAGATTGCTATTATTCTTTACAAAgcaattatataacaaatccATGTAAGATGATTTATGTTAACAAAACGTATTATGTCTTAGTGTTTTTatcagattttaattattttgccaAAGTTGATATCAGAATGTAAGAAACCAGAGTATTTCTacacataaaatgtattttatatattacattttattattatagagaATTTTGTGgcttcaatttttaaatggtcAAATCTAGAAGTCTTTGAGTTGAACAGTAAAATGTAAGAAGATAAAACAGTAACAAAAAATGACAGAGAGATTATGAATATGAATCATcagtaatatatttgatattatattttgttctaAAGTTTAATAATGTTTCCTATTATAACAGAAATAACAGATGCTTCCAGTTGATAATAAAactgatataatatttatatacataaattagtttttacaagatatagatagatatatttgTTGTTGAATAAGCAAATCTATTGCCACTAGAAAATCTTGATTAGGAACGACCTGTATCTTCAGAAagtaataactttatataacaACCGtttacaaatataacaaatagtTACATAGCGTCCCATCTAATATACAAATCTTCCCAATATGGGAACGCAATTATTTATAGTGCCTTACAAAACTCGTTCTAGTAcaagaaaagatatttattatatagaataaatacaTGTAGTCACATATCATTCACATGAGATAGTATGAAATATTCGCTATTGAAATCTTAGGTTGCCGAagagcaaaattttatttgcacgaAACATAAATCTTCCAAATCAATTGAGTGTTTTTCTGTCGATATTTGTCATGTAAATAAGATGTTTCTTTTCGGAATTTTTGTAAGAGTTTTACATTGATTCGAGCTTCATGAACTCAATTAAATTCAGGCTTTTGATTCAAGTTTTTGTAGATACGAGTTTTTATTATGACGGAAAAATtccgatttttcttttatgcaATATTGTAAAGAGAGAAACTTATCTGTGCCTTTTGCGATgcacaatatattttgtacagttagattttttaacatataaatttaacatagtTGAATTTATACAGGTATCTAATTTTAACAAACCCTCGAGAGAGATCGTTTCTCGAAAACCCGGTGCCTAATTGTTTCAAGGATACATTGTACAAGCTGGATTCAGCTTAATTATACGCACACTGATGTTGCAATACATGATATAATGACTgacaaaattaatgttaatgcgata
Proteins encoded:
- the Ask1 gene encoding mitogen-activated protein kinase kinase kinase 15 isoform X7, coding for MKEKFLADLRKARETYSGEELSRALNNMRKRLDDPNVLSGEVVLNVLISFREIQGYDAMVQLVDDLRTIPTHKNYINTPAIRYLYAFALNRRNKEGDRERALKVIEKALEKKENHVPDMLCLCGRIYKDKFVESRHTDEESLKNAIHWYRKGFEVQPNEYAGINLATLLVIAGNEFSKSEELQHIGMVLNNLIGKKGSLPSLKDYWDVATFFEISVLAEDYSKAIQAAECMFKLKPPNWYLKSTIGNISLIDRFRKKNEEAEISPEEQIFSFWMDYFVEATKPEVGDSIRFPILVLEPTKILMPSYVNVNLGAEEKSIQIWNLCLDNMRNNCKQVHDWLFTANMIRSVSLYKRDERCLFLYVHQNSDDFQMYLPSVQCRQRFYDLILEMTRDQEGMVTDLDAYMTDERMKFEYELDDQNKRIILGKGTYGVVYAARDLNTQVRIAVKEIRERNLGDVQPLHEEIKLHSQLRHRNIVQYLGSVSEDGYFKIFMEQVPGGSLSALLRSKWGPLKENESTISYYTKQMLEGLKYLHDQKIVHRDIKGDNVLVNTYSGVVKISDFGMSKRLAGLCPSTETFTGTLQYMAPEVIDKGQRGYGAPADIWSLGCTIVEMATGKPPFIELGSPQAAVFKVGYYKIHPEIPSELSERAKSFILRCFEPNPDVRATAAELLEDPFLNEKKKSSRLVAPPDFSRSISVPADRLERLGKCDKTNNNHIVAATPMLMSQSDDSAGLTKSSPLRERSPAHLLSPISMPTAILSFNSAIGNTPSIETSETDTAGVSMTRRSSSGGLLSPEVELGEIGIKTGQPGQKSGEEQEGFYLLKKDSQRRMTLTRVLNQDEAKICEVWMRGIHQAEGQTVLQMSHLVLLMRGLRDYIAEQNQEVIVTAIRTLKEELDFDSTAINHLHLAIYLFQTAVNEVLRMHSIKPHWMFALDNLVRNAVQAAITVLSPELGANLLGQERQPGGQGPEEGSTSGVSTVNSVKSQKTGDSIDNKYWKEYRDQMGALKMENMRLLQELIESQKSYQTLLQQALEEQRAQVNTLTHLCESINRRSIRQESGYNSCIFGNISASSMTTDTHNSASHPDTALIDWLQNLQIDETSIERFLYEEYTLEDILRYVTRDDLRRLNLRGGIELRIWQAILRHRENNGN
- the Ask1 gene encoding mitogen-activated protein kinase kinase kinase 15 isoform X6, translated to MPSVCGDMNDTAAAASQSGVMEGISSTDSVGTQSDISGHTTVPGRPRMDVACVLDLQQSEHLAQRKKALDEVRQACNLVNANIHHIQFEKLDFGETNVLDTFYNADVAVVDLSIQLQQSALFYHLGVRESFGMKENILLYNDIDTEATIRLKLSCGSYTFVSYRVVESCGSCVATNPATSRITSEETIDPKQHLTLKLKKLFQDVEIQSKAHMKEKFLADLRKARETYSGEELSRALNNMRKRLDDPNVLSGEVVLNVLISFREIQGYDAMVQLVDDLRTIPTHKNYINTPAIRYLYAFALNRRNKEGDRERALKVIEKALEKKENHVPDMLCLCGRIYKDKFVESRHTDEESLKNAIHWYRKGFEVQPNEYAGINLATLLVIAGNEFSKSEELQHIGMVLNNLIGKKGSLPSLKDYWDVATFFEISVLAEDYSKAIQAAECMFKLKPPNWYLKSTIGNISLIDRFRKKNEEAEISPEEQIFSFWMDYFVEATKPEVGDSIRFPILVLEPTKILMPSYVNVNLGAEEKSIQIWNLCLDNMRNNCKQVHDWLFTANMIRSVSLYKRDERCLFLYVHQNSDDFQMYLPSVQCRQRFYDLILEMTRDQEGMVTDLDAYMTDERMKFEYELDDQNKRIILGKGTYGVVYAARDLNTQVRIAVKEIRERNLGDVQPLHEEIKLHSQLRHRNIVQYLGSVSEDGYFKIFMEQVPGGSLSALLRSKWGPLKENESTISYYTKQMLEGLKYLHDQKIVHRDIKGDNVLVNTYSGVVKISDFGMSKRLAGLCPSTETFTGTLQYMAPEVIDKGQRGYGAPADIWSLGCTIVEMATGKPPFIELGSPQAAVFKVGYYKIHPEIPSELSERAKSFILRCFEPNPDVRATAAELLEDPFLNEKKKSSRLVAPPDFSRSISVPADRLERLGKCDKTNNNHIVAATPMLMSQSDDSAIGNTPSIETSETDTAGVSMTRRSSSGGLLSPEVELGGQPGQKSGEEQEGFYLLKKDSQRRMTLTRVLNQDEAKICEVWMRGIHQAEGQTVLQMSHLVLLMRGLRDYIAEQNQEVIVTAIRTLKEELDFDSTAINHLHLAIYLFQTAVNEVLRMHSIKPHWMFALDNLVRNAVQAAITVLSPELGANLLGQERQPGGQGPEEGSTSGVSTVNSVKSQKTGDSIDNKYWKEYRDQMGALKMENMRLLQELIESQKSYQTLLQQALEEQRAQVNTLTHLCESINRRSIRQESGYNSCIFGNISASSMTTDTHNSASHPDTALIDWLQNLQIDETSIERFLYEEYTLEDILRYVTRDDLRRLNLRGGIELRIWQAILRHRENNGN